GGAATTCAAAGGGCTCCCCACAGGTCTCTCTTGAGGGCCTGCGGATTAGGTGATGATGATTTTGAAAAGCCATTTATCGGAATAGCAAACAGTTTTACTGACATTGTTCCGGGCCACATTCACCTCAGAGACCTCGTTGAATTTGTAAAAGAGGGCATAATAGCCGCCGGCGGTGTTCCATTCGAATTTGACACCATGGCTATCTGTGATGGAATCAGCATGAATCACGAAGGAATGAAGTATTCCCTTCCTTCAAGAGAAATCATAGCCGCAACCGTAGAAAGCATGACGAAAGGACACGCCTTTGACGGACTGGTACTGATTCCAAGCTGTGACAAGATTGTTCCGGGAATGATTATGGGCGCATGCCGTGTAGACATTCCAAGCATAGTCGTTACCGGCGGACCTATGGCAGCGGGCAATTATAAAGGAAAAAACGCTGATTTGATTACCGTTTTTGAAGCTGTCGGTGAATATTCAGCAGGCAAAATTTCAGAAGAGGAAGTTTATGAAATGGAAAAATGTGCCTGTCCTGGAGCAGGAAGCTGTTCAGGACTCTTTACGGCCAATACCATGGCCTGTATTACAGAAACATTAGGATTATCCCTTCCTTTATGCGCCACGACCCATGCGAACACCGAAGAAAACAATCAGATGGCATTCGAATCCGGTAAAAAGATTATTGAACTGGTTGAAAAGGACATCAAGCCGTCAGACATATTAATCCAGGAAGCTTTCAACAATGCGATTGCAATAGACATGGCGCTGGGCGGCTCATCAAACACTGCCCTTCACATTCCGGCCATTGCAAGTGAAGTTGAAGGCATTGACGTTGATTTGGAACTCTTCGATAAAATCAGCCGTGAAGTTCCACACATCGCATTAATCTCACCTGCCGGCGAGGATACGATGATGGATCTGCACCTGGCTGGCGGAATTCCTGCCGTATTAAAGACTTTGGGAGATAAAATCGACACTGCCCCATTGACGGTAACCGGAAAAACGATTGAAGAAAATCTTGAAAACGTCGAAAACAAGAATACTGAAGTAATCCGCACTTTGGAAAATCCGGTTCATGAAGACGGTGGAATCGCAATACTTAAAGGTAATATCGCTCCAAACGGCAGTGTAGTTAAAAAGGGAGCTGTTGCAGAGGAACTGATGCATCTTAAAGGACCTGCAAAGGTTTATCATTCCGAAGAGGAAGTTACAAAGGCAATATTCGACCATGAAATAGAGGAAAGGGACATTGTCGTAATCATCTATGAAGGTCCGAAAGGAGGTCCGGGAATGAGGGAAATGCTCAATGCAACTTCAGCCCT
The genomic region above belongs to Methanobrevibacter millerae and contains:
- the ilvD gene encoding dihydroxy-acid dehydratase, giving the protein MKSDNIKKGIQRAPHRSLLRACGLGDDDFEKPFIGIANSFTDIVPGHIHLRDLVEFVKEGIIAAGGVPFEFDTMAICDGISMNHEGMKYSLPSREIIAATVESMTKGHAFDGLVLIPSCDKIVPGMIMGACRVDIPSIVVTGGPMAAGNYKGKNADLITVFEAVGEYSAGKISEEEVYEMEKCACPGAGSCSGLFTANTMACITETLGLSLPLCATTHANTEENNQMAFESGKKIIELVEKDIKPSDILIQEAFNNAIAIDMALGGSSNTALHIPAIASEVEGIDVDLELFDKISREVPHIALISPAGEDTMMDLHLAGGIPAVLKTLGDKIDTAPLTVTGKTIEENLENVENKNTEVIRTLENPVHEDGGIAILKGNIAPNGSVVKKGAVAEELMHLKGPAKVYHSEEEVTKAIFDHEIEERDIVVIIYEGPKGGPGMREMLNATSALAGMGIKDVGLITDGRFSGGTRGPCIGHVSPEAMASGPIAAVQNGDIIEIDIKNRSINVDLTDEEIAERLKTVKHPESDVDGWLSIYQKLVQSADSGAILR